A single region of the Triticum dicoccoides isolate Atlit2015 ecotype Zavitan chromosome 2B, WEW_v2.0, whole genome shotgun sequence genome encodes:
- the LOC119364838 gene encoding F-box protein At1g47056-like isoform X2 has product MGQSPSAPHLPKSPSPASPPSPSSMAPPMPAGAGSGSLDPPPFAPPPPARDHTQDLPDEILTLVFASLTPAERNACSLTCARWKEVDAATRHRLSLDARAMLGYNTPAIFSRFTAVTKLALRCARGSGADSLNDGGAAAVAATLPSDRLARLKLRGLRQLSDAGLASLAAAAPVLRKLSVASCTFGPKAFVAVLQSCPLLEDLSVKRLRGLPDTSGAVTATAITEDILFPLAMSLRSVCLKDLYSALCFVPLVSSSPNLRSLKILRCSGAWDLPLEVIAARAPGLVEIHLEKLQVGDRGLTAVSACANLEVLFLVKTPECTDGGIISVAQNCHKLRKLHIDGWRTNRIGDCGLMAVARGCPDLQELVLIGVNPTVQSLRMLGEHCRALERLALCGCETVGDTEIICLAERCAALKKLCIKGCPVTDRGMGALNGGCPSLVKVKLKRCRGVSYECVEHLKMARGDSFSISLDIVLEHDAVAPSENGVQETGQQAQVTELTGQMAAMDLPTNAAGAQSFAQANSRMRSVMSALRRRFGNPPPA; this is encoded by the exons ATGGGCCAGTCCCCCTCCGCCCCCCACCTCCCCAAATCCCCCAGCCCCGCCTCcccgccctccccctcctccatggcgccgccGATGCCCGCGGGCGCGGGGAGCGG CAGCCTCGACCCACCCCCCTTCGCGCCGCCCCCGCCGGCCCGCGACCACACGCAGGACCTCCCCGACGAGATCCTCACGCTCGTCTTCGCCTCGCTCACCCCGGCCGAGCGCAACGCCTGCTCCCTCACCTGCGCGCGCTGGAAGGAGGTCGACGCCGCCAcgcgccaccgcctctccctcgacgCGCGCGCCATGCTCGGCTACAACACCCCCGCCATCTTCTCCCGCTTCACCGCCGTCACCAAGCTCGCCCTCCGCTGCGCGCGCGGCTCGGGCGCCGACAGCCTCAACGACGGCGGGGCCGCCGCGGTCGCCGCCACGCTGCCCTCCGACCGCCTCGCCAGGCTCAAGCTCAGGGGCCTCAGGCAGCTGTCcgacgccggcctcgcctccctcgcggCCGCCGCGCCCGTGCTCCGCAAGCTCTCCGTCGCCTCCTGCACCTTCGGGCCCAAGGCCTTCGTCGCCGTGCTCCAGTCGTGCCCCCTCCTTGAGGACCTCTCCGTCAAGCGCCTCCGCGGCCTCCCGGACACTTCGGGCGCCGTCACCGCCACCGCCATCACCGAGGACATCCTGTTCCCACTCGCCATGTCGCTGCGCTCGGTGTGCCTCAAGGATCTGTACAGCGCCCTCTGCTTTGTGCCGCTGGTCTCGTCCTCACCGAATCTCCGCTCGCTCAAGATCCTGCGGTGCTCTGGTGCCTGGGACTTACCATTGGAGGTCATTGCGGCCCGTGCTCCTGGCCTCGTTGAGATTCACCTTGAGAAGCTCCAGGTCGGTGACCGTGGGCTGACTGCTGTCTCGGCCTGTGCGAATCTGGAGGTGCTGTTCCTTGTCAAGACCCCTGAATGCACCGATGGAGGCATAATCAGTGTTGCACAGAACTGCCACAAGCTGCGAAAGCTACATATTGATGGCTGGCGCACAAACCGGATCGGTGATTGCGGCCTCATGGCTGTTGCTCGAGGATGCCCGGACCTTCAGGAGCTTGTCTTGATAGGGGTCAACCCCACCGTGCAGAGTCTCCGGATGCTTGGTGAGCACTGCCGCGCATTGGAGCGCCTTGCGCTTTGCGGCTGTGAGACTGTAGGGGATACCGAGATTATTTGCCTGGCGGAGCGATGTGCTGCTCTCAAGAAGCTTTGCATCAAGGGATGCCCGGTCACAGATCGCGGGATGGGAGCACTCAATGGGGGTTGCCCCAGTTTGGTCAAGGTGAAGTTGAAGAGGTGCCGTGGAGTATCGTATGAATGTGTTGAGCATCTGAAGATGGCCAGGGGGGATTCCTTCTCGATCAGCCTGGATATTGTGTTGGAGCATGATGCGGTCGCTCCAAGTGAAAATGGCGTGCAAGAGACTGGACAACAAGCACAGGTTACAGAGCTAACTGGTCAGATGGCTGCCATGGACCTTCCCACTAATGCTGCTGGTGCACAATCCTTTGCTCAGGCGAACAGTAGGATGCGGAGCGTCATGTCAGCACTTAGAAGGAGATTTGGCAACCCTCCACCAGCGTGA
- the LOC119364838 gene encoding F-box protein At1g47056-like isoform X1, with the protein MGQSPSAPHLPKSPSPASPPSPSSMAPPMPAGAGSGSLDPPPFAPPPPARDHTQDLPDEILTLVFASLTPAERNACSLTCARWKEVDAATRHRLSLDARAMLGYNTPAIFSRFTAVTKLALRCARGSGADSLNDGGAAAVAATLPSDRLARLKLRGLRQLSDAGLASLAAAAPVLRKLSVASCTFGPKAFVAVLQSCPLLEDLSVKRLRGLPDTSGAVTATAITEDILFPLAMSLRSVCLKDLYSALCFVPLVSSSPNLRSLKILRCSGAWDLPLEVIAARAPGLVEIHLEKLQVGDRGLTAVSACANLEVLFLVKTPECTDGGIISVAQNCHKLRKLHIDGWRTNRIGDCGLMAVARGCPDLQELVLIGVNPTVQSLRMLGEHCRALERLALCGCETVGDTEIICLAERCAALKKLCIKGCPVTDRGMGALNGGCPSLVKVKLKRCRGVSYECVEHLKMARGDSFSISLDIVLEHDAVAPSENGVQETGQQAQVTELTGQMAAMDLPTNAAGAQSFAQANSRMRSVMSALRRRFGNPPPA; encoded by the exons ATGGGCCAGTCCCCCTCCGCCCCCCACCTCCCCAAATCCCCCAGCCCCGCCTCcccgccctccccctcctccatggcgccgccGATGCCCGCGGGCGCGGGGAG CGGCAGCCTCGACCCACCCCCCTTCGCGCCGCCCCCGCCGGCCCGCGACCACACGCAGGACCTCCCCGACGAGATCCTCACGCTCGTCTTCGCCTCGCTCACCCCGGCCGAGCGCAACGCCTGCTCCCTCACCTGCGCGCGCTGGAAGGAGGTCGACGCCGCCAcgcgccaccgcctctccctcgacgCGCGCGCCATGCTCGGCTACAACACCCCCGCCATCTTCTCCCGCTTCACCGCCGTCACCAAGCTCGCCCTCCGCTGCGCGCGCGGCTCGGGCGCCGACAGCCTCAACGACGGCGGGGCCGCCGCGGTCGCCGCCACGCTGCCCTCCGACCGCCTCGCCAGGCTCAAGCTCAGGGGCCTCAGGCAGCTGTCcgacgccggcctcgcctccctcgcggCCGCCGCGCCCGTGCTCCGCAAGCTCTCCGTCGCCTCCTGCACCTTCGGGCCCAAGGCCTTCGTCGCCGTGCTCCAGTCGTGCCCCCTCCTTGAGGACCTCTCCGTCAAGCGCCTCCGCGGCCTCCCGGACACTTCGGGCGCCGTCACCGCCACCGCCATCACCGAGGACATCCTGTTCCCACTCGCCATGTCGCTGCGCTCGGTGTGCCTCAAGGATCTGTACAGCGCCCTCTGCTTTGTGCCGCTGGTCTCGTCCTCACCGAATCTCCGCTCGCTCAAGATCCTGCGGTGCTCTGGTGCCTGGGACTTACCATTGGAGGTCATTGCGGCCCGTGCTCCTGGCCTCGTTGAGATTCACCTTGAGAAGCTCCAGGTCGGTGACCGTGGGCTGACTGCTGTCTCGGCCTGTGCGAATCTGGAGGTGCTGTTCCTTGTCAAGACCCCTGAATGCACCGATGGAGGCATAATCAGTGTTGCACAGAACTGCCACAAGCTGCGAAAGCTACATATTGATGGCTGGCGCACAAACCGGATCGGTGATTGCGGCCTCATGGCTGTTGCTCGAGGATGCCCGGACCTTCAGGAGCTTGTCTTGATAGGGGTCAACCCCACCGTGCAGAGTCTCCGGATGCTTGGTGAGCACTGCCGCGCATTGGAGCGCCTTGCGCTTTGCGGCTGTGAGACTGTAGGGGATACCGAGATTATTTGCCTGGCGGAGCGATGTGCTGCTCTCAAGAAGCTTTGCATCAAGGGATGCCCGGTCACAGATCGCGGGATGGGAGCACTCAATGGGGGTTGCCCCAGTTTGGTCAAGGTGAAGTTGAAGAGGTGCCGTGGAGTATCGTATGAATGTGTTGAGCATCTGAAGATGGCCAGGGGGGATTCCTTCTCGATCAGCCTGGATATTGTGTTGGAGCATGATGCGGTCGCTCCAAGTGAAAATGGCGTGCAAGAGACTGGACAACAAGCACAGGTTACAGAGCTAACTGGTCAGATGGCTGCCATGGACCTTCCCACTAATGCTGCTGGTGCACAATCCTTTGCTCAGGCGAACAGTAGGATGCGGAGCGTCATGTCAGCACTTAGAAGGAGATTTGGCAACCCTCCACCAGCGTGA